The genomic region agccattgaagaggagtgggacaaaattccacaTGCCGcagtcaacagcctgattaaactctatgcaaaggagatgcgtcgcgctgcatgaggcaaatggtggtcacaccagatactgactggttttctgatccacacccctaccttttttttttacaggtatctgtgatcaacagatgcgatgtgtattcccagtcatgtgacatccatagattagggtctaatgaatttatttcaattgactgatttccttatgaactgtaactcagtaaaatctttgtatatttttgttcagtgtaagtgACTGATGGTAACGCGTAAGCCCTCAACTAGTCTACCCCCATTCTCTTCCTCACTTATGGTCCAGGATGTTCacgatatgtacagtggggaaaaaaagtatttagtcagccaccaattgtgcaagttctcccacttaaaaagatgagagtcctgtaattttcatcataggtacacgtcaactatgacagacaaaatgagaaaaaaaatccagaaaatcacattgtaggatttttaatgaatttatttgcaaattatggtggaaaataagtatttggtcaataacaaaagtttctcaatactttgttatataccctttgttggcaatgacacaggtcaaacgttttctgtaagtcttcacaaggttttcacacactgttgctggtattttggcccattcctccatgcagatctcctctagagcagtgatgttttggggctgtcgctgggcaacacggactttcaactccctccaaagattttctatggggttgagatctggagactggctaagccactccaggaccttgaaatgcttcttacgaagccactccttcgttgcccgggcggtgtgtttgggatcattgtcatgctgaaagacccagccacgtttcatcttcaatgcccttgttgatggaaggaggttttcactcaaaatctcacgatacatggccccattcattctttcctttacacggatcagtcgtcctggtccctttgcagaaaaacagccccaaagcatgatgtttccacccccatgcttcacagtaggtatggtgttctttggatgcaactcagcattctttgtcctccaaacacgacgagttgagtttttaccaaaaagttctattttggtttcatctgacattctcccaatcctcttctggatcatccaaatgcactctagcaaacttcagacgggcctggacatgtactggcttaagcagggggacacgtctggcactgcaggatttgagtccctggcggcgtagtgtgttactgatggtaggctttgttactttggtcccagctctctgcaggtcattcactaggtccccctgtgtggttctgggatttttgctcaccgttcttgtgatcactttgaccccacggggtgagatcttgcgtggagccccagatcgagggagatgatcagtggtcttgtatgtcttccatttcctaataattgctcccacagttgatttcttcaaaccaagctgcttacctattgcagattcagtcttcccagcctggtgcaggtctacaattttgtttctggtgtcttttgacagctatttggtcttggccatggtggagtttggagtgtgactgtttgaggttgtggacaggtgtcttttatactgataacaagttcaaacaggtgccattaatacaggtaacgagtggaggacagaggagcctcttaaagaagaagttacaggtctgttagagccagaaatcttgcttgtttgtaggtaaccaaatacttattttccaccataatttgcaaataaattcatttaaaatcctacaatgtgattttctggatttttttccctcaatttgtctgtcatagttgacgtgtacctatgatgaaaattacaggcctctctcatatttttaagtgggagaacttgtacaattggtggctgactaaatactttttctccccactgtacttctaCATCCACATAGAACATGTTTATCAGAGTTTGTGTTAACtcaatgtgtgtttgtgcactCAGGCGTCAGCGAGCGTTGAAGCCTGGCCAGTCCCCGTACAGAGCCCTACTGGAGACCCTGGAGCTCACCAACACCAAACTCACTCTGCAGCTCATCAATGACAACAACAAGGTCTGTTACACACACTTTAATTGACAGATGTAATATGATGTTATTGTACGTCCATACATGTATTAACAGGTGTGCCCGAAACCCCTTTGGGACCTGGTCTCTTTTTTTTGTTaccctccttctacccctccctctcccccctcaggtGCGTCTGCTGCTCGAGCTCTATCGTCTCCAGGGCAACATGACCAGGGTGAAGATAAACGAGTTGAAGCCGCTGAAGCCTCGCTTTGAGGTCCCCGATGTGCTCATCAACGACCCTCCCACAGAGCCGTAAGTCTCATAGAGCCACCTAGAGTAGTGGGTGGGTGATGGGTGACATTGAGCCATgtggatttttttattgtaattttatgtaacctttattttatcaaggagtcgtactgagaccaaggtctcttttacagatgagacctgaattacataaattaccGAAAATGCACACatcaatataaataaaaaatgcaagcagaaagacaAACAtggtcataaaaaaaaaacacattcatcaatgataaggtcctcaatcagccgtctgaattgccctagaggcaccaaaacatcaaatttaagaacattttgaagatcgTTCGACAAATAAGGTGGAAGaaaggtaaatcagcttttagtttacTCAGAGACCAAAGGAATGTCCAGACTGGGTGTGGTAACtcgtatgtctaaagtttagtaaagatgggcggcaggtagcttagtggttaagagcgttgtgccagtaaccgaaaggtcgctggttctaatccctgagccgactaggtgaaaaatctgtctgtgcccttgagcatggcacttaaccctaattgctcctttaagtcgctctggataaagagcgtctgctaaatgactaaaatgtaaatgtaggtacagtgggactttttgCAAAttggctttataaatgaaaacagcaatgtatcaacctacgtgacatcagagggccaaccaactttctgggagagaatgcagtgatgagtactaaaattgtCGCCCGTAATCAAGCgcagtgcgctatgataaactgcatctaatgGCTGTAATGAAGTGGCAACTgcgttcatatagatgatgtaggaccgataggaacatcgactgaataatctgctttctactgtTTATcgagaggcaggacctatttctatagaagaagcccatttttattctcagctttttaactaactcatcaatacgCTTTTAAAAAGACAGCTTTTCAtgtatccagatgcccagatatttgtaagcagggacatgctcaatatggacaccatccaaagtacatataGTTAAATCATCAGTTATTTTTATGCGCTCTAGAGaacatatacttagttttacctgcattcaatactaatttcaggtcaataacgtttttctgtaatacaatgaaagcagactgtagttcagatagagcctggcCAACCGTGGGGtcaatagcatacacaacagtatcatcgGCATACAAGTGCAGGTTACAGTTTTTTACAGACAAGTTGATATTGTTAATTtaaaaagtacaggacccagAATCTACCCCTGCGGGACACCTTTCGTAATATCCAAGAAACCTGATTGAACACAATCAGTAGATGCACATTGAGTTCTGTCAAATAATTTTTCAaccagttacatgcagcctggtctaggccaatttgaggaaagcctctgaattagcagtgagtgatcaacagtatcgaaagcctttgacaggtcaatgaagagggcagTACAATGTTGTCTTTAATCCATACAGTTAACCACATCATTTATACctagggatgcagcagagatagtgctatgacctggtctaaaatccgactgatgtacatttagaatacctttcaaagataagaaagatcttagctgagaattaatcaaggattctaatattttagcgaggcaagaaagtttagaaatgggccgataattatttaggtcacaaggGTCAGCACCTTTGAAGGGGGAGTACATgggccgccttccaaaccttggggatAGTACCAGATATAATCGTCAGGTAAAAAATATGGGTTAATGATTCAGCAATCGGGGGGCAGAGAGCTGCATCAAAAATGGATCAAGCATATCAGCCCCAGTGGATTTTTATTACATCAATGGCATCTAGCACATCACAGATAGTAAATTGTTGAAATGAAAGCAAAGATTGACTAGATGTTGACGGGTTAACTGTCGAGTCAGCTAGAGGCTGGCAGATGGAAGAGCAGTCGATTGATTGACCAGGGTCAATTAAACCACAGTTTCtctcaaataaaaagcctgccgAGATAAAATTATGATTGAAAAGCATCACTTATTCCATTCTTCTCAGTTATGATGCCAGAGTCAGACAGAACGTGCATAGGCAGGGAAGAAGAGGAATTTGTACGCTTTAGTGTGTTTACTGTTTTCCAACAAGTATCACCAGCAGAGTCAGAGAGAGCTTAAAAAATAGCTTGATTTAGCTTTCTTAATCGAGAGTACATATGTTTCTCAATTGTCTGAAAGATTGCCAGTCCACTACAGTCAGTACTCCTTGCTTTGGCCCAGGCCTTATTTCTCAACTGAATGAGCTCAGATAGATCCAGCCCTTGGTTTTCTTCTGAGCTATCTTTGACTCTGAATTGTTTAAAAGGGGTGTGTTTATCTGCCAGAGGAATACATATCGAGGAGAAATGTTCTAGAGCCAACTCAGGAATACAGGAGATAGTGGCTAAAGCAGAGTAGAACATGCAGAGAAAAACCCTTGAGGAAAATGGGGGGCAATGAAATAATTGGTTAGGACGGAGACCAGCAATGGGGTTAAAGCATATTAGCCCCActgataatggcgccggagggggatggctgctgttttatggactcttaaccttttgtacataatgttgctgctactgtctcttatgaccgaaaagagcttctggacatcagaacagcgattactcaccttgaactggacaaatatttttttactccagacacccgacagggccctcatccccgtcattagcagtagaaagaaaaggagatatcgtggaaggagatcggggtgcctggtaaggagccggcgacgagtggctaatctgcctttgccatcgaaactattggccaacttacaatcacttgataataaagtggacgaactacaggcacgtatatcctaccaacgggacattaaaactgtaatttctctggtaagacaaggggtggcggtctatgtatatttgtaaacagctggtgcatgatatctaaggaagtctcaaggttttgctcgcctgaggtagagtatctcatgataagctgtagaccacactatctaccaagagagttttcatctatattcttcgtagctgtctatttaccaccacaaacagtaagaccacactcaatgaactgtatacgaccataagcaaacaggaaaacgctcatccagaggtggcgctcctagtggccggggactttaatgcagggaaacttaaatctgttttacctaatttctaccagcatgttaaatgtgcaaccagtgcctaaatgactaccgacccgtagcactcacgtctgtagccatgaagtgctttgaaaggctggtcatggctcacatcaacaccattatcccagaaaccctagacccaccccaattagcataccgccccaacagatccacagatgatgcaatctctattgcactccacactgccctttcacacctggacaaaaggaacacctatgtgagaatgctattcattgactacagctcagcgttcaacaccatagtgcgctcaaagctcatcactaagttaaggaccctgggactaaacacctccctctgcaactggatcctggacttcctgtcgggccgcccccaggtggtaagggtaggtaacaacacatccgccacgctgatcctcaaaacgggggcccctcaggggtgcgtgctcagtcccctcctgtactccctgttcactcatgactgcatggccagacacgactcaaacaccatcattaagtttgccgatgacacaacagtggtaggcctgatcaccgacaacgacgagacagcctatagagaggaggtcagagacctggccgtgtggtgccagaacaacaacctctccctcaacgtgatcaagacaaaggagttgattgtggactacaggaataaTAAGcggaccgagcacgccccattctcatcgacggggctgtagtggagcaggttgagagcttcaagttcctttgtgtccacatcaccaacaaactgacacggtccaagcacaccaagacagtcgtgaagagggcacgacaaaacctattccccctaaggagactgaaaatatttgacatgggtcctcatatcctcaaaaggttctacagctgctccatcgagagcatcctgactggttgcatcactgcctggtatggcaactgctctgcctccgaccgcaaggcactacagagggtagtgcgtacggcccagtacatcactggggccaagcttcctgccatccaggacctctataccaggcggtgtcagaggaaggctctagAAATTGTAAAatattccagccaccctagtcatagactgttctctctgctgccacacggcaagcggtaccggagcgccaagtctaggtccaagggtcttctaaacagcttctacccccaagccataagactccttgaacatctaatcaaatggctacccagacccccccctcttttacgctgctgctactctgtttattatctatgcatagtccctttaataactctacctacatgtacatattacctaaattaccttgactaaccggtgcccccgcacattgactcggtactggtaccccctgtatatagcctcgctattgttatttttactgctgctctttaattatttgttacttttatttcgtattattttatatcgtatttttttgtgattttattttttatttttttggtattctttcttaaaactgcattgttggttaagggcttttaagtaagcatttcactgtaaggtctacacctgttgttttcggcgcatgtgacaaatacaatttgatttgaaaaggaAATGTAGTTCATGGAGGAAGCAGGAAAACACTACCTGAGGGCATGCAGTAGATGAGTGGCCTGGCTCTCAGGAAGTGGTGTAGATTTGTTGATAATGTTATAGCCTCCAGAACCAAGAGAGAATGCATCTGTGTGAATGGACAGTGGAGACAAGATAGCACAGAATAATGTCATCTAAATGATATGTGTATTGGGTGTTTTCTGTTGCCTTATTGATTCCACCCATTGTTTTACCCCTCTCACActcatctcgctctctcttctccctctccttcctcagtctgtctctcctgtcgCAGGATGAGAACGGGGTGGTTCTGTCTTTGGGGGCAGACTCTCAGCGGCTGATCGTCAGTGCTAAACCGTTCCGATTGGACATCATGGAGGGGCGGGAGGTTCTTCTGTCGCTTAACTCCCGTGGCCTGCTGGCCTTCGAGCACCTCCGGATCCGCAAGGATACGTAAGTGACCCACATATCCCTTCACAATGCAAGTTTGTGTTTATGTTCTCACATTATACATGtttcttttgtttgttttcttgCTTTTTCACTGCTTGGTATTCTGCTTCTCCATTTCATCATTATTTTCCTCCATTCTGTTCCGTTCTTCTCTTCTACCTTTCAGCATCTCCTATAAGATAAAAACCAAAGTTTATAGCGTGTGGGAAAATATAAAGTGGGTATTCTCTAGGTAAATTCCTTCAGCTTTATAGGTTTGTATTAGTCTGTGCTGTCAATGTAGGAGTATGGAGTTGTGTCAAAGTTTAGACAGACATCCAAAAATGACATGCCCAAATGGCTCAAGGATGTGGTGACTTGGCGTGGTAGCTTTTTACTAAATAATTTGCTGTCTAGGCATGAAAACCAGTTCTAGGCTCACTACCATTTGGTCTGCTCTTTACCTGTCTTCAGAGGAGATGTTCACAAGCCTTTTTCCTCCCACACTTCTCTTTTGACTTCAAATGTCTTCATAATACAGCCATTTCAACTCACCGTTGACCCAATACAGTCATGTTATATGTAGAGGCTGCCTAGTCTAATCCCACAGCACTGAGTAGACCACAATGTCTCCTCAAGGCTTGTTTGTTCCGGTCAGTGTGTGCTTTCACTGGGGTAGTGTGTGTTCTCGGAGGAAGCCTATGTGTAAGGCAGGGTACTGGTGGTCCCTTTGGGTGTTTAGCTAAAGAAATAACCACAAGGTAGGGAGTTGTTCCCCTTTTGTCATTAGAGTGAAATCTTAGAGGTTTCAGTAGTTTGACACTAGCTCTATTTTTATACTAGTGAGAAGGTTGTGTGTGGCCGTCATGATTTTCCTTATTTCTGTTCTCTCTTCCCTGTGTGCTTCTATTGGTATTTTTATTTACTCAGTTGTCAGCCAGTTGTGTATCTGTTTTGGggacgtttctctctctctctctctctctctctcccacagtcAGGTAGACCCAGAAGGAACTGAGAAGAAAGAAGAAACTGATGCTGCCAACGAAccggcaggaggagaggaggaggtgtgtgGGAGGCATGAAGGGAGAAGTAACACTAACCAAGGTTTCCCCCAGGCATTTGATTAGGATCAATAAACTGAACAAGAGATGCAGTTAAAGGTTTTGTAACACTGCTTACTGCCCTTGCCAACGGACTGAAACTGAAATCAACCCGTCTTTTCGTTGCttttcccattctctctctctccaccacaatGCTCCTCTCCCATTCTTTCCATCTGTCTCCACCGTTGTTTATTTTGTTCCTTCCTTCCTAGACGGCAAAGCAGGATGAGAAAATGGAGGATGGAATGTGGGAAGAGACATTCAAATCGCACACAGACAACAAACCCAATGGTACGGATACTTCTCTGTGGACCTGTTATTTCAGATAAATTGACAGGTGAAAGAGGAGGCTTGCAATCAAAGACTTGGTATTCTGATCCTGGGTCCTCATCTCCTAGAGATATTATTTTATGATTGGATGAGTTGTATGACTTGCTTTAGGCACAGTGACCAATGCTGAATGGGTTTTGAATGTAGCGTGTCCTGGTTGGCTGTGTTCTCCCTCAGGCCCTTCCTCCATCAGTCTGGACTTCTCTCTGCCAGGGGTGGAGCATGTCTATGGGATCCCGGAACACGCAGACAGCCTTAAACTCAAAACCACTGAGTGAGTGATACTGATACTGACATTGGCCCTTTATATTGGTTAATTGAGACCGTAGTTAACTAAGACTACTTTATGTTTTCAGATGGTTTTCTACCGTATGTATTTTCTGACGGTGCAGGACAAGCTCTTAACTGTTTGTGTTGATGCATTTTCTTTTGTTTTCAACATTGTAGGTTGAAGATTTTTAAATAGGACGAAAAGACAGACTATATGACAATGCAATAATATATACGTATGCATTTTCCAGTGGAGGGGATCCGTACCGGTTGTTTAACCTAGACGTGTTCCAGTATGAGCTGTTCAACCCCATGGCCTTGTACGGTGCCATCCCTGTCATGCTGTCCCACAGTGCACAGCGCACCATGGGCATCTTCTGGCTCAACGCTGCTGAGACCTGGGTGGACATCAGCTCCAACACCGCCGGcaaggtaagacacacacacacagttagtcaGTAAATATTTTTCTCCAGGGTTCCCAGTGAGAGACACACCTCTCAACCACCCTGTGTATACACATTGAAGGGTACAGTCAGAgagaacacaaacacaccctcTTACCCCTACTCTGGTTCTCTCTGGTTGTATAGACTGTGTTTGGCCAGATGCTGGACTACGTTCAGGGCTCCAGTGAGACGCCACAGACTGACGTGCGTTGGATCTCAGAGAGTGGCATCATCGACGTCTTCATCATGCTGGGACCCACTCCCACTGATGTCTTTTCCCAGTACGCATCACTCACAGGTCAGACTCTCACTACAGAAACCCAGTTCATATTCCCTGTCCACTTTCCCAGTCCCTGTAGAGGTTAGTGTCGCAGATCGTGCCACTTCCCTCACACACCTGTCCAGGTACCCAGGCCTTCCCTGTCTGTGCTGGCCTGCCACCAGGGTCCCTCATAATACAACTGTCTATAAATGACCACCCAGCACTCTCTCCCCACCAGGTACCCAGGCCTTCCCTCCCCTGTCTGCGCTGGCTTACCACCAGTGCCGCTGGAACTACAATGACCAGGAGGATGTGGCGGCGGTGGACCAGGGCTTCGACGAGCACGACATCCCCTACGACTTCATCTGGCTGGACATAGAGCACACGGACGGCAAGCGTTACTTCACCTGGGACCCTCACAAGTTCCCCCAGCCCAAAGACATGCTGCAGGGTCTGGTAGACAAGAGACGCAAGGTGAGCACATTCATGTGTTACAGCTATCTGGCCAGGGCTCCCTTGTCGAAAACAGTTCTGTCTTATTGGGACTCGACTATAGATGAAGAATGTAAAAAGTCAAAGGTTCTGAGACACGTTGACAAGTCGTCTCATCTCAGTTTTGCTGTTTTCCTTCTCCCTGTACCATTAGATGGTGACCATTGTGGACCCCCACATCAAGGTGGACAGCAGCTACAAGATCCACAATGAGATCGGCTCCAAAGGGTTCTACGTCAAAAACAAAGATGGCAGAGACTACGAGGGCTGGTGCTGGCCTGGTAAGAAACAGGGAAATTAGTCTGACCCCTAATCGAAGAGAAACACATTGCACTTATTCAACATCTCTCTCAAATCTTTCCTCTTTCTATTCTAGGTAATTCTGGTTACCCAGACTTTACCAACCCTGAGATGAGAGCTTGGTGGGCCAGTATGTTTGCCTACGATCAGTATGAGGTAAGTCACttctagggctgtggcggtcacattTCGTCAGCTGgtgatttgttaagcaaataactgtcagtctcatggtaattgatagttaattaacataaacacatgtagcatctcctggcatccacacatagcctacaagccactgatgcagacctttggaacatcctATATTTTGAAAAGtctaaatccatgtaatatagcctacaccttcacaataaatccatttatttattttaaacaggTCTAAAGAATCTTgctatgaagaaaatgtagtctatttcagaagaacagaatagcatactctgagttgtccttatgttaggtcctgatctggctatgccaaatggctgtgggctacactagttcatttagcagacaagatttgcttagaattccgtggcattaatttatagtatgaagaatacaattaaacaaagctgaataaaatagaaaggatattttatccaaacgatttgagggagtgcgcacatgcggctattctgtgttgagtggttaacaaagaaataggtgtTCCTATATGCCTAATTTAGAGGGATAAATGTAACTTTAgatgttctacaaacgttgggctatatgttttgatttttaatacattgtaaggctgcatgatgcgactaatgatttgaaaaaaagtcgcttgaaaggtaTGAGCTCTGCTTTTTTTTtgcacaggctgtacacacttcatgaGTCTCTCATTCGCAATTTGAGAAGCACTTGAGAATGCCTCGAATTTACCAgcagcatcccctttgtgtggccataatgcaccctaaaaaaatccatgccttttgcagcccttctccctgagtgctgcctgCTCCGATGCACCTCTcatctccatcacgtgatcgggtctttctcacagggaCGGAACTGCGCTCGTCCTTATCCAATTTCGAGGTGCATAtggaagatattggaagaactgtccacatttacttttcatcagccaacaagatgagtaggcctaacgaacagcaaaagcactagcctatgtcaatctactatcccccatagtacaaaagctgacctattctgtgtgagaaaaaatattccaaacatagtctgggacagttgtgggatgcgatagatcccaaattaatacaaccactagcatcaaaaacacttttttacgcaatgtggctgacacaacagatcagaacgtttagcttaaaatgttgatgaaCTATTAGGCTacttcttcacattataagcgcagcaatgcgcacatggtagtaggctataagcgcgaatgttccattagctgGAAAACACCATTAATGtaatgcatttttatggtgaagattattacatttacattttagtcatttagcagacgctcttatccagagcgacttacagttagcgcatacattattttatcgaacccacaaccctggcgttgcaaacattatgttccccaaacttgaaactcatgatctgtatgtacagtgagcgaaaaaagtatttgatcccctgttggttttgtacgtttgcccactgacagacatgctcagtctataattttaatggtaggtttatttgaacagtgagagacagaataac from Coregonus clupeaformis isolate EN_2021a chromosome 3, ASM2061545v1, whole genome shotgun sequence harbors:
- the LOC121540102 gene encoding neutral alpha-glucosidase AB, which translates into the protein MAAFRVRMGPLLVLCLAACLSGAWAVDRGNFKTCDQSAFCKRQRALKPGQSPYRALLETLELTNTKLTLQLINDNNKVRLLLELYRLQGNMTRVKINELKPLKPRFEVPDVLINDPPTEPLSLLSQDENGVVLSLGADSQRLIVSAKPFRLDIMEGREVLLSLNSRGLLAFEHLRIRKDTQVDPEGTEKKEETDAANEPAGGEEETAKQDEKMEDGMWEETFKSHTDNKPNGPSSISLDFSLPGVEHVYGIPEHADSLKLKTTDGGDPYRLFNLDVFQYELFNPMALYGAIPVMLSHSAQRTMGIFWLNAAETWVDISSNTAGKTVFGQMLDYVQGSSETPQTDVRWISESGIIDVFIMLGPTPTDVFSQYASLTGTQAFPPLSALAYHQCRWNYNDQEDVAAVDQGFDEHDIPYDFIWLDIEHTDGKRYFTWDPHKFPQPKDMLQGLVDKRRKMVTIVDPHIKVDSSYKIHNEIGSKGFYVKNKDGRDYEGWCWPGNSGYPDFTNPEMRAWWASMFAYDQYEGSMENMYTWNDMNEPSVFNGPEVTMHKDALHGNWENRDLHNLYGLYVQMATAEGLIERSGGVERPFVLTRAFFAGSQRYGAVWTGDNTAEWDHLKISIPMCLSLGLVGVSFCGADVGGFFKSPSTELLVRWYQTGAYQPFFRAHAHLDTPRREPWLFGPENTALIREAVRQRYALLPYWYQLFYHAHHSGQPVMRPLWVEYPQDTATFSMDDQFLLGRDLLVHPVTEEGARGVTPYLPGKGEVWFDVHTFQKHNGAQNLYIPVTMSSIPVFQRGGSIIPRKARVRRSSSCMEHDPYTLFVALSPKRFAQGELYIDDGHTFNFDKQKQFIHRRLSFANNALSSRNLAPGSQFTTPSWIEKIVILGASKPNKATLKTPDGKESLLELEFDASMSVLTLRKPGVNAGVDWTVLLQ